The genomic window AAACGGCTGGCCCAAATATTTTTCCGACATTGCCGAGCATTCTATGTGCCAACCGGGGAAACCGACACCCCACGGGCTTGGCCATTCCATTTGGCGTTGTTGTCCGGCTGGAGAAAATTTCCACAACGCGAAGTCGGTGAGATGTTTCTTTTCTCCCATTTCCACTCTGGCGCCGGCTTGCAGTTTCTGGTTTTGCAAATTAGCCAGTTTGCCGTAGTCCTTTAATTTTGAAGTGTCAAAATAGATGCCGTCCGAGGTTTTGTAGGTATATTTCTTTTTTTCCAGTTTTTTGATCAGTTTAATTTGTTCCTTTATATGATCTGTTGCTTTTGGCATTTCGTCCGGCGGTAAAATATTTAAGTCCTTTAAATCATTAATAAAAGCGTTGGTATAAAATTTGGCGATCTCCCAGGCGGTTTTGCCTTCACGCTTGGCGCCTTTTTCCATTTTATCTTCGCCTTCATCAGCATCGCTGGTCAGATGGCCGACATCAGTAATATTCATCACGTGTTTAACCTTCAAACCGTTATATTCCAAAACCCTTTTTAAAATATCTTCAAAAACAAAAGACCGCAAATTGCCAATATGCGCGTAGTTATAGACCGTGGGTCCGCAGGCATACATTCCGACTTTGCCCTTTTTGATCGGCTTAAATTCTTCTGTTTTTCGGGTGAGGGTATTAAAAAGTTTGAGAGACATATGAATATAGTTTACCTCATTTATCCCCACTTATCAACACAGGCACTGTCCTTGCTTTTGTTTTTCTGGTATAATTTAGTTGACATTAATTAATCTATGCCATTTTTTAAGCCAAAGTCCTATCTGGGAATTGACATCGGCGCGGGTGGGGTCAAACTGGTGGAGTTGCGCCATGAGAAAAATCGGCCTGTTTTATTTACTTACGGGCTTACCTCTGACCGGCAAGATGTGCATAAGTTAGTTGTAAAAAACGACCTCACCGTTAAAGATTTATTAAAAAAAGATACTGTCCAAGCGTCTCCAGCGCCAATTGCAAGCGAAGATCAAAATAAATTGAGCGACCAGCAGGTGCAGAAATACGCCAATTTAATCAGAACGGTGTGCAAAACCGCCAAAACAACGTCAAAGACGGCCGTGGTCAGCTTGCCGGTTTCTTCGGTTTTCCACGCTATTGTAACTTTGCCGGTTGTTAAAAAAGAAGAACTTGACCATTTAGTGAAAGCCGAGGTAAAAAAGCTGTTGCCTATGCCGCTTGAAGAAATGGCTCTGGATTATCAGGTGGTGCAGACGGTCGAGGGCGACAGGGCCCAGAAAATACTCGTTAATGCCGTGCCGCACAATTTGATTGCATTTTATTCAAAAATATTTCAAAAAGCCGGTTTAACACTAGATGCGCTTGAACCGGAGTCAACGGCCTTAACCAGATGTTTGGTTGGTAAAGATCAGGGGGTCTCCATGATTATTGACATCGGCGCCGAGAGAACCAATTTTTGTATTATTGATAATGGCACCCCGGTAACACACCAAAGCATTGAATCGGGCGGCAACAAGGCGGATAAAATTTTACAGAACATATTGGGCGTTCCCCATGAGCAGGTTGAGCAAGTTAAATATGATTTGTTTGAGAACCTGGCCCTGCCAAACAACAAAATAATTTCCGAACAGAAGTTTTTGGATATTTTTATGCCGGTTATTGATCCGATTGTTAAAGAAATTGAAGTCAGTTTGGAAATCTTTTTAAGACAGAGCGGAAATGAAGGCAAACGGCCGGAAAAAATTATTTTAACCGGCGGTATGGGATTTGTTCCGTATTTTTCCAAGTACATTTCCGATAAATTCAAGGTTAAATCATATTTGGGCGATCCTTGGGCAAGAATTGTTTATCAGGAGGGACTTAAACCGATTTTAAGCCAAATTGGGCCAAGAATGTCAGTGGCCATCGGTCTGGCTCTAAAAAACTTAGTATAAAATATTATATGGCAAAAAAAGAAACCGCCAACCAAACACACGTTTTAATAGTGGAGGATGATAATTTTTTGGCTGAAATCTATCAGAAGAAATTTGAGATGGAGGGCTTTAAAGTGAGCGTGGCCGGTAACGGTGAGCTGGGCCTCTCCGATGCCAAAAAGAAAAAGCCGGATATTATTCTTTTAGACATTCTTCTGCCCAAGCTTGACGGCTTCGCGGTTTTGGAAGCGCTTAAAAAAGATGCGTCAATGAAAAATATACCCATAATTTTACTCACCAATCTTGGCCAAAAAGATGATGTTGAGCGCGGTTTGAAGGAAGGCGCGAATGATTACCTGATCAAGACCCATTTCAAGCCGTCGGAGGTTGTGGATAAAGTCCGGAAAGTATTAAGACAATAATCTAAAAAAGTGGTATACTATTGTAATTAAGCATTTAAAGTATGTTATCTACAATTGGAAAGGGGGTGAGAATATGAATAAGAAAGGTTTTACTTTGATTGAATTGTTGGTGGTTATCGCCATCATTGGTTTACTCTCCACCTTAGCCGTCGTGGCTTTGGGTAACGCCAGAGTTAAAGCTCGCGATGCCAAACGTCTGTCGGATTTGAAACAACTGCAAACTGCATTAGAGCTTTATTATACTGATAATAATATGTATCCGGCCGGATCAAGCGTAGCGTTGGGAGATTCCAACCATGCTTGTTTGAACTCTGCTGCTGGTTTCACAACCACAGGTTGTACAAATCCATACATGGGTCAAGTACCAACCGATCCACAGACAGGCAACTATACCTACTCCGGTTCAACCAGCACGTATACAGTGTCAGCCAGTTTAGAAGGCACTATGAATGGTTTAACTGGCGCTATCACCCTGTCACCGTCGGGAATCAGCCAGTAAGTAGTTAAAGATTAAAAAACTTCCCCTTTTTGGGGAGGTTTTTTAGTTGTTTTAATTAAAGGATTTATGGTATAATAACGCCATATTAATAGCGGCTATATGTCCTATATAGTGTTTACGGGCTGGTTTTTTTACCTTTTTATTTTTTTGCTTGGTTTAGCCCTGGGCAGCTTTTTGAATTCATGGATTTGGCGTACCAGGGAAAACATGAAAATAGGCAATTCGCGAAGCATTTGCCCGGCGTGCCGTCGGCAGTTGGCCTGGTATGAAAACATTCCGGTGTTAAGCTATTTATTTTTATTTGGACATTGTCGCACCTGTAAAAAACCAATCCCTTGGCACTTTACTTTGGTTGAGCTGGGTACGGCTCTGATTTTTGTTTTTGTGGCCTGGTATCATATCAATTACGATGTAACCGAATTTCGTTTTGCCAGAGATATAGTTTTTGTCTCTTTTTTGATTGCAATTTTTGTTTATGACGCGCTTTATGAAATAATTTTATCAGGCGTGATTTATCTGGCGGCAGTGATGGGATTTATTTTCAATTATTTTTATTTGCATTACAGTTTGCAGTCAATGTTAATTGGCGTGGCAATTGCCGGCGGTTTTTTTCTTTTGCAATATATTGTTTCCAAAGGATCCTGGATCGGCGGGGGCGATGTGCGGATGGGAGTTTTATTGGGAATTTGGCTGGGTTGGCCGTATGTTTTGGTGGCTTTGGGCGCGGCGTATATTGTGGGAACTGTTATTAGTTTGGGACAGATTGTTTTTAAGAAGAAAAGTTTCTCCAGCAGTACACCCTTTGGAACTTATTTAGCACTGGGCACTTTTGTGGCAATATTTTGGGGAAGTACAGTTGTTAATTGGTATTTAAGTTTGCTTAAATAGCATCAGGTAGTGAGATGTTTATTTTTTCGCCAAGCTTCGCTAGTGCTCAAAAACAAACATCTCACTACCTATTACTATCTATGACAAGTGATCTAAAAAAACGAGTTGAATTACTACACAAGCAGATTGATGATTTGCGGTATCGCTATCATGTTCTTAACGACCCTGAAATTACAGATGCCATGTATGAGAGTTTGATGGATGAGCTTCGCAAAA from Patescibacteria group bacterium includes these protein-coding regions:
- the cysS gene encoding cysteine--tRNA ligase; translation: MSLKLFNTLTRKTEEFKPIKKGKVGMYACGPTVYNYAHIGNLRSFVFEDILKRVLEYNGLKVKHVMNITDVGHLTSDADEGEDKMEKGAKREGKTAWEIAKFYTNAFINDLKDLNILPPDEMPKATDHIKEQIKLIKKLEKKKYTYKTSDGIYFDTSKLKDYGKLANLQNQKLQAGARVEMGEKKHLTDFALWKFSPAGQQRQMEWPSPWGVGFPGWHIECSAMSEKYLGQPFDIHCGGIDHVSVHHTNEIAQSEAANGKPLANYWMHGEFLITGSEKMAKSGENFITMGVLKEKGFSPLAYRYFLLQTHYRKQLNFTWEALEGAQNGLDHLYRSLAQLPEKDEDKTLSQQFLEKINNDLDVPAALALVWQAVRDRRISKEQLFKFDEIFGLNLAEFKDTPAAELSDEVKKLLHARDEARKQKNWAESDQIRKKLEEMGYKVEDTKDGTKAISFS
- the pilM gene encoding pilus assembly protein PilM, producing the protein MPFFKPKSYLGIDIGAGGVKLVELRHEKNRPVLFTYGLTSDRQDVHKLVVKNDLTVKDLLKKDTVQASPAPIASEDQNKLSDQQVQKYANLIRTVCKTAKTTSKTAVVSLPVSSVFHAIVTLPVVKKEELDHLVKAEVKKLLPMPLEEMALDYQVVQTVEGDRAQKILVNAVPHNLIAFYSKIFQKAGLTLDALEPESTALTRCLVGKDQGVSMIIDIGAERTNFCIIDNGTPVTHQSIESGGNKADKILQNILGVPHEQVEQVKYDLFENLALPNNKIISEQKFLDIFMPVIDPIVKEIEVSLEIFLRQSGNEGKRPEKIILTGGMGFVPYFSKYISDKFKVKSYLGDPWARIVYQEGLKPILSQIGPRMSVAIGLALKNLV
- a CDS encoding response regulator; the encoded protein is MAKKETANQTHVLIVEDDNFLAEIYQKKFEMEGFKVSVAGNGELGLSDAKKKKPDIILLDILLPKLDGFAVLEALKKDASMKNIPIILLTNLGQKDDVERGLKEGANDYLIKTHFKPSEVVDKVRKVLRQ
- a CDS encoding prepilin-type N-terminal cleavage/methylation domain-containing protein — translated: MNKKGFTLIELLVVIAIIGLLSTLAVVALGNARVKARDAKRLSDLKQLQTALELYYTDNNMYPAGSSVALGDSNHACLNSAAGFTTTGCTNPYMGQVPTDPQTGNYTYSGSTSTYTVSASLEGTMNGLTGAITLSPSGISQ
- a CDS encoding prepilin peptidase, whose product is MSYIVFTGWFFYLFIFLLGLALGSFLNSWIWRTRENMKIGNSRSICPACRRQLAWYENIPVLSYLFLFGHCRTCKKPIPWHFTLVELGTALIFVFVAWYHINYDVTEFRFARDIVFVSFLIAIFVYDALYEIILSGVIYLAAVMGFIFNYFYLHYSLQSMLIGVAIAGGFFLLQYIVSKGSWIGGGDVRMGVLLGIWLGWPYVLVALGAAYIVGTVISLGQIVFKKKSFSSSTPFGTYLALGTFVAIFWGSTVVNWYLSLLK